Proteins from a genomic interval of Gordonia sp. SL306:
- a CDS encoding RsmB/NOP family class I SAM-dependent RNA methyltransferase: protein MKRSPMIRDKSVDSARAAARDTLRAVRERDAYANLILPKMLRERGITGRDAALATELTYGSARAQGLLDAVIASAADRPVDEIDGRVLDVLRLGVYQLLRTRIGAHAAVSTSVDLIRSEAGMGPAGFVNAVLRKVSQRDEDLWIDDLAPSIADDLIGNLAFRYAHPRWIAQVFDDALGGSAGRLQAALAADDERPPVHLVARPGLITAEELALVSDGEVGRYSPYCVYLAGGDPGDLEAVRDGYAGVQDEGSQLVGRAMTVAEVTDDAGRWLDMCAGPGGKAALVAAIADIDGARLDAVEVSDHRAELIRKVVGDLPVDVHVADARSSGLTPGYDRILLDAPCSGLGSLRRRPEARWRRTPDDVDELVVLQRELLAEAVRLVRPGGVVVYSTCSPHPAETTGVIADVLATHPEVQQIDARPLVSADSVGDGPHVQLWPHIHGTDAMFLAALRR, encoded by the coding sequence ATGAAGCGCTCGCCGATGATTCGTGACAAGTCGGTGGACTCCGCGCGGGCGGCGGCCCGCGATACCCTCCGGGCAGTTCGCGAACGCGACGCGTACGCCAACCTCATCCTGCCGAAGATGCTGCGGGAGAGGGGGATCACCGGTCGAGACGCGGCCCTGGCCACCGAGCTCACCTACGGTTCGGCCCGCGCGCAGGGATTGCTCGACGCGGTCATCGCCTCGGCCGCCGATCGTCCGGTCGACGAGATCGACGGTCGGGTGCTCGACGTGCTGCGGCTCGGTGTCTATCAATTGTTGCGTACCCGGATCGGCGCCCATGCGGCGGTCTCGACCTCCGTCGACCTGATCCGGTCAGAGGCGGGCATGGGTCCCGCGGGTTTCGTGAACGCGGTGCTGCGCAAGGTGTCCCAGCGTGACGAGGACCTCTGGATCGACGACCTCGCGCCCTCGATCGCCGATGATCTGATCGGGAACCTGGCGTTCCGATACGCCCACCCGCGCTGGATCGCGCAGGTGTTCGACGATGCGCTGGGTGGTTCCGCGGGCCGGCTGCAGGCGGCGCTGGCCGCCGACGACGAGCGCCCACCGGTGCACCTGGTGGCCCGGCCTGGTCTGATCACCGCCGAGGAGCTGGCGCTCGTCAGCGACGGCGAGGTCGGCCGCTACTCGCCGTACTGTGTCTATCTCGCAGGCGGTGACCCGGGCGATCTCGAGGCAGTCCGCGACGGCTATGCCGGCGTGCAGGACGAGGGCAGCCAGCTGGTCGGTCGCGCGATGACGGTGGCCGAGGTGACCGATGACGCCGGTCGCTGGCTGGACATGTGCGCGGGCCCCGGGGGAAAGGCGGCGCTGGTCGCCGCGATCGCCGACATCGACGGTGCGCGCCTCGACGCGGTGGAGGTGTCCGACCATCGTGCCGAACTGATCCGGAAGGTCGTGGGTGATCTGCCGGTCGACGTCCATGTCGCCGACGCGCGATCGAGCGGACTGACACCGGGGTACGACCGGATCCTGCTGGATGCGCCGTGCAGCGGGCTCGGTTCGCTGCGCCGTCGACCGGAGGCCCGGTGGCGGCGCACGCCCGACGACGTGGACGAACTCGTCGTGCTCCAGCGCGAACTGCTCGCCGAGGCGGTGCGGTTGGTCCGGCCGGGCGGCGTGGTCGTCTATTCGACCTGCTCACCGCACCCGGCCGAGACGACCGGGGTGATCGCCGACGTCCTGGCCACCCATCCGGAGGTCCAGCAGATCGACGCGCGTCCGCTGGTCTCCGCAGACTCGGTGGGCGACGGGCCGCACGTCCAGTTGTGGCCGCACATCCACGGCACGGATGCGATGTTCCTGGCAGCCCTGCGTCGCTGA
- the fmt gene encoding methionyl-tRNA formyltransferase, whose translation MRVVFAGTPEVAVPSLQLLMDSPQHEVVGVISRPDAASGRGRSVVRSPVASLADEHGLDVITPRRLTDPGVLDRLRTWRPDCGAVVAYGGLVPAGLLDLPTHGWINLHFSVLPAWRGAAPVQHAIAAGDEVTGASTFQLEEGLDTGPVYGLITENIAPADTSGDLLGRLSKAGAHLLLSTLDGVDSGTLMPVAQTAAGVSHAPKVDVDDARIRWDLPAHIVDRRIRAHTPAPGAWTTLDGARIKIGPVTPLEQPDDQARPAPGALVVAKRSVDVGTATRPVRLSWVQPPGKKAMPAADWARGAHLGDGTVVE comes from the coding sequence ATGAGGGTCGTATTCGCCGGAACCCCGGAGGTGGCGGTGCCGTCTCTGCAGTTGCTGATGGACTCGCCGCAGCACGAGGTGGTCGGGGTGATCTCGCGTCCCGATGCCGCATCGGGGCGCGGTCGTTCGGTGGTCCGGTCGCCGGTGGCGTCTCTCGCCGACGAACACGGCCTCGACGTGATCACCCCGCGACGGCTCACCGATCCGGGGGTCCTCGACCGGCTGCGAACCTGGCGACCCGACTGCGGGGCGGTGGTCGCCTACGGTGGGCTGGTTCCCGCAGGCCTGCTGGATCTGCCGACGCACGGGTGGATCAATCTGCACTTCTCGGTCCTGCCGGCCTGGCGGGGCGCGGCACCGGTCCAGCATGCGATCGCCGCGGGTGACGAGGTCACCGGCGCGAGCACGTTCCAGCTGGAGGAGGGCCTGGACACCGGGCCGGTCTACGGTCTGATCACCGAGAACATCGCGCCGGCCGACACCAGTGGAGACCTCCTCGGACGGCTGTCGAAGGCGGGCGCGCACCTGTTGCTCTCGACACTCGACGGAGTCGATTCCGGCACGCTGATGCCGGTGGCCCAGACCGCCGCAGGCGTCAGCCATGCACCGAAGGTCGACGTGGACGACGCGCGGATCCGATGGGATCTGCCCGCCCACATCGTCGACCGCCGAATCCGGGCACACACCCCGGCACCCGGCGCCTGGACGACCCTCGACGGTGCCCGTATCAAGATCGGTCCGGTGACGCCGCTGGAGCAGCCCGACGACCAGGCCCGGCCGGCGCCGGGCGCGCTGGTGGTGGCGAAGCGTTCGGTGGATGTCGGTACGGCCACCCGACCGGTGCGTCTCTCCTGGGTGCAGCCGCCCGGAAAGAAGGCGATGCCCGCAGCGGATTGGGCGCGCGGTGCACATCTGGGAGACGGGACGGTGGTGGAATGA
- a CDS encoding primosomal protein N', whose translation MLGLAHLDRPFDYLIDTDQDASAVPGVRVRVRFAGRLVDGFLLDRVTESDHAGKLGWLERVVSPEPVLGADLATLCRAVADRYAGTMSDVVRLAVPPRHARTEKEDTPVPGSSKPVTTPDTAAWTTTYPTADSFLASMHSGHPRAIWQATPGEDWPSRLAELAATAAAAGRGAILVVPDQRDLDRLEAACGPIFGERCVTLAAGLGPTARYRRWLAIRRGAVDVVLGTRSAMFAPVHDLGLIVVWDDGDDSLNEPRAPYPHPREIAVLRSHQQRCALVIGGFARTTEAQSLVTAGWAHDLVADRATVRSRTARVVALSAEDRRVAGDPLARSARIPGVAFEAARSAVAADAPVLFSVPRRGYMPSLACARCRAHARCRSCHGPVQLDTGNVLSCRWCGRVERSFRCAECGGSEVRALTTGARRTAEELGRAFAGVPVATSGGASVLDEVETGARIVVATPGAEPVVAGGYGAAVVLDTWAQLDRADLRAAEDAVRRWMAVGSLVRPHAAGGTMVVVADAGLAPVQAMIRWDPVGFAQQELAQRAELGFPPAVTMASIDGPPETIGAFVDGVGLPDGAERLGPVPLPAGVRAPAGSGDAFDGDVERILLRVDRRDGKGLAAALVAAQVRRNANHDTGPIRVQLDPPTIG comes from the coding sequence ATGCTGGGGCTGGCCCATCTCGATCGGCCGTTCGACTATCTGATCGACACCGACCAGGACGCGTCGGCCGTGCCCGGCGTCCGGGTGCGTGTGCGGTTCGCCGGACGGCTCGTCGACGGATTCCTTCTCGATCGCGTGACCGAGAGTGACCACGCAGGCAAACTGGGCTGGCTCGAGCGGGTGGTGTCCCCGGAGCCGGTTCTCGGTGCTGATCTCGCAACCCTGTGTCGTGCTGTCGCTGACCGCTACGCCGGCACGATGTCGGATGTGGTCCGGCTGGCGGTCCCGCCGAGGCACGCCCGGACCGAGAAGGAGGACACCCCGGTTCCGGGGTCGTCCAAACCTGTCACGACGCCCGACACAGCGGCCTGGACCACGACCTATCCGACCGCGGATTCCTTTCTCGCATCGATGCATTCGGGCCACCCGCGGGCGATCTGGCAGGCGACGCCGGGGGAGGACTGGCCGTCTCGTCTCGCCGAGCTGGCCGCGACGGCGGCAGCGGCCGGACGCGGCGCGATCCTGGTGGTGCCGGATCAGCGCGACCTCGATCGTCTCGAGGCCGCATGCGGGCCGATCTTCGGGGAACGCTGCGTCACGCTGGCGGCCGGGCTCGGTCCGACCGCCCGGTACCGTCGGTGGCTCGCCATCCGCCGGGGAGCGGTCGACGTGGTCCTCGGTACCCGGAGCGCGATGTTCGCGCCGGTGCACGATCTCGGTCTGATCGTGGTGTGGGACGACGGCGACGACAGTCTCAACGAACCGCGGGCGCCGTATCCGCATCCTCGTGAGATCGCGGTGCTGCGGTCTCATCAGCAGCGGTGCGCCCTGGTGATCGGGGGGTTCGCGCGGACCACCGAGGCGCAGTCGCTGGTGACCGCGGGGTGGGCACACGACCTCGTCGCCGATCGTGCGACCGTGCGGTCGCGTACCGCCCGCGTCGTCGCGCTCAGTGCCGAGGATCGCCGGGTCGCGGGCGATCCGCTGGCCCGGTCCGCTCGCATCCCCGGAGTGGCCTTCGAGGCGGCGCGGTCCGCGGTGGCGGCCGATGCGCCGGTGCTGTTCAGCGTTCCCCGCCGCGGTTACATGCCGTCACTGGCGTGCGCGCGGTGCCGGGCACACGCGCGCTGCCGGTCGTGTCATGGACCGGTGCAACTCGATACGGGCAACGTGTTGTCGTGCCGGTGGTGCGGACGGGTGGAGAGGTCGTTCCGCTGCGCCGAGTGTGGCGGGAGCGAGGTACGCGCACTCACCACCGGCGCCCGGCGGACCGCAGAAGAACTCGGTCGTGCCTTCGCCGGAGTCCCGGTCGCCACGTCCGGGGGTGCGTCGGTCCTCGACGAGGTGGAGACGGGCGCCCGGATCGTGGTGGCCACGCCCGGGGCCGAACCCGTCGTCGCCGGCGGATACGGAGCCGCTGTGGTGCTCGACACCTGGGCACAACTGGATCGGGCGGATCTGCGTGCTGCGGAAGACGCGGTACGGCGCTGGATGGCGGTCGGGTCGCTGGTGCGCCCGCACGCCGCAGGCGGCACCATGGTGGTCGTCGCCGACGCCGGACTCGCGCCGGTCCAGGCCATGATCCGTTGGGACCCGGTGGGTTTCGCGCAACAAGAGCTGGCACAGCGCGCCGAACTCGGCTTCCCGCCCGCGGTCACGATGGCGTCGATCGACGGTCCGCCGGAGACGATCGGCGCCTTTGTCGACGGGGTCGGGTTACCCGACGGCGCGGAGCGACTCGGCCCGGTCCCGCTGCCGGCGGGCGTGCGTGCACCGGCGGGCTCGGGGGATGCGTTCGACGGCGATGTCGAGCGCATCCTGCTGCGGGTCGACCGCCGCGACGGCAAGGGCCTGGCCGCGGCGCTGGTGGCCGCTCAGGTGCGGCGCAACGCGAATCATGACACCGGACCGATCCGCGTCCAGCTCGATCCCCCTACGATCGGATGA